From Cotesia glomerata isolate CgM1 linkage group LG2, MPM_Cglom_v2.3, whole genome shotgun sequence, a single genomic window includes:
- the LOC123259854 gene encoding histone-lysine N-methyltransferase, H3 lysine-79 specific isoform X4 yields the protein MELRLHSPAGAEPIVYQWPLTSGSGADRHDGAIDVVETMRWVCDDLPDLKLPLENNILQNYDTRDYDSMKGLCDRFNRAIDSLVQLEKGTSLPSMRLNKRPSRGLLRHILQQTYNQAVVEPDKLNQYEPFSPEVYGETSYELVCQMIDQIDVTEDDIFIDLGSGVGQVVLQMAAATYCKISLGVEKAEVPSRYAQSMEVNFRKWLSWYGKRCGEYRLVKGDFLADENRESITSATIVFVNNFAFGPTVDHQLKERFADLRDGARIVSSKSFCPLNFRITDRNLSDIGTIMHVSEMTPLKGSVSWTGKPVSYYLHVIDRTKLERYFLRLKNNRMGGPDLENSDSVISNTASNSSSRISSRAERGDRAKRDLSRQLESPNNSELIGTNSDSDMDDTKTRRQPSKMRRKLNRKTGAGANNISNITNNNSNSTGSITRATRGRQRGRGAVKKAKTKKAINISGLDLLHSQTLLSTSPQAIGKKLPPAPGTVEQHLSSLSLSLQANTTTVHEELSIPPAPAATPYALQILLDHYRDQFMAMLDSLRTPAYKDSVNDELTKERERNSKLQSRAAQLEKQIKVLIDDSVALLKARMTELGINATSPGDLLAKAKEIVLRHKQLQAKASKLQAQVSSMETEQTRLATLRHQELHDKYNNSSSHDNANNISNPPPVLTPEYILKEISATLSQRKKLHSQNGKSPRKTREGRSRSQEWPDVPDIGKIQENNPEILAQKILETGRQIEAGRIPNRLNSSGGTSNINNNNINNNNSEPPRVNNFEDRLKSIITSVLNEDQQNRNKQQQQQQPHSYQLQTQHQQQQQQQQSPQSSDFDRKRTSSIPPNVSTPDYTQVSPAKLALRRHLSQERLTCHLVQPDRSSSAPDSRQLTHNNNNNNNVNNNHITNNNNNNNNSCSGNNDNRIPSTGTSTGLLGTRTIGDLVSGEIERTLEISNQSIINAAVDMSAMIRPETVYSPISRPASAEGETGLATLAHVASYAPNCSASASTSTTSTSRSSVLFTPASQSQRYTPVQLPRADLKPYHESYFGDNSTQLIKQTQHTTVSHPSQSSASNDDLQPVEGLAASLHARIINNHSDKNESSNNRRYQPYPRYVNSSNSHGSNDGSVLSPLQSQSAVSLVKIETNVSSVSTSGAPLSPLIEPHSNTSTPLVDEPHMTTQRQPSGIIDEDGEADWQDRISSGFDRLVAFASTELDKRRRSTEGVNTSPDSGLGSDSAVIGPPRVAPSPDEALGPPRTPSPTSPRPPNNCTAPSNSSNNNSSSNNNNNNNNNNNNNNNSNSNNSNNNNNNNSSSVPLKYQRQSDPERQHHFKKKFFHRDWNNSGSTSKFRPKGKDWDWNNSGNWPSNGEQS from the exons ATGGAGTTGCGATTACACTCACCAGCGGGAGCGGAGCCCATCGTTTATCAGTGGCCACTCACTTCTGGATCAGGCGCC GATCGTCACGATGGAGCCATTGATGTTGTCGAAACGATGAGATGGGTCTGTGATGATCTACCGGACCTAAAATTACCACTGGAGAATAATATTCTCCAAAATTATGACACCAGAGATTATGATAGTATGAAGGGTTTATGTGATCGTTTTAATCGAGCTATCGACAGCCTAGTGCAATTG gaaAAAGGAACGAGTTTACCATCAATGAGATTAAATAAACGACCTAGCAGAGGATTACTTCGACACATATTACAGCAAACATACAATCAGGCGGTAGTTGAGCCGGATAAATTGAACCAATATGAACCATTTTCCCCAGAAGTTTACGGTGAAACTAGTTACGAGCTTGTTTGTCAAATGATTGACCAAATAGACGTCACTGaggatgatatttttattgacctTGGGTCTGGTGTTGGTCAAGTTGTTTTACAAATGGCTGCAGCGacttattgtaaaatttcattggGTGTTGAAAAAGCTGAAGTGCCTTCACGTTATGCGCAG agcaTGGAAGTGAATTTTCGAAAATGGTTAAGTTGGTACGGAAAAAGATGCGGAGAGTATCGCTTAGTAAAAGGGGATTTCTTAGCTGATGAAAACCGTGAGAGTATTACTAGTGCAACTAtagtttttgtaaataattttgcatTCGGTCCAACGGTAGATCATCAATTGAAAGAACGTTTTGCTGATTTACGAGATGGAGCGCGAATTGTATCATCTAAATCATTTTGTCCGTTAAATTTTCGTATTACAGACCGAAATCTCAGTG atattggAACAATAATGCATGTTTCGGAGATGACACCTTTAAAGGGATCTGTCTCTTGGACTGGGAAACCAGTATCTTACTACCTCCATGTAATCGATCGAACAAAATTAGAACGTTATTTTCTTCGTCTTAAAAACAATAGAATGGGCGGACCAGACCTTGAAAACTCTGATTCTGTGATAAGTAACACTGCCAGCAATAGTAGTAGTAGAATATCAAGTAGAGCTGAGCGAGGAGATAGAGCTAAAAGAGATTTATCACGGCAGCTTGAAAGTCCTAATAATTCTGAATTAATTGGTACAAATAGTGATTCAGATATGGACGATACTAAAACACGGCGTCAACCCTCGAAAATGCGTAGAAAATTGAATAGAAAAACCGGTGCTGGTGCTAATAATATTAGTAATATtaccaataataatagtaatagtactGGTAGTATCACACGAGCAACAAGAGGTAGACAACGAGGTAGAGGAGCTGTCAAGAAAGCTAAAACCAAAAAAGCTATCAATATCTCTGGACTAGATTTGTTACACAGTCAAACACTGTTGAGTACATCACCACAAGCTATTGGTAAAAAGCTACCTCCAGCTCCTGGTACTGTTGAGCAACATCTTTCCTCGTTGTCATTGTCATTGCAAGCTAATACCACAACTGTACATGAAGAGCTTAGCATACCTCCAGCACCGGCTGCAACTCCCTATGCACTGCAAATTCTTCTCGATCATTACAG gGACCAATTTATGGCAATGTTGGATTCATTAAGGACGCCTGCATACAAAGACTCGGTAAATGACGAGCTGACTAAGGAGCGTGAACGTAATTCAAAATTACAGTCACGTGCAGCGCAATTAGAAAAACAAATAAAGGTATTGATTGATGACAGTGTGGCATTATTAAAAGCAAGAATGACAGAATTGGGTATTAATGCCACTTCACCGGGTGATTTGCTTGCAAAAGCTAAAGAAATCGTACTGAGGCATAAACAACTGCAAGCGAAAGCCAGTAAATTACAAGCTCAAGTGTCGTCAATGGAGACTGAACAAACGCGATTGGCAACGCTCAGGCATCAAGAGCTTCATGATAAGTACAACAACAGCAGTAGTCATGATAATgctaataatatttcaaatcCTCCTCCGGTACTTACACCAGAGTATATACTCAAAGAGATATCTGCAACGTTATcgcagagaaaaaaattacattctcag AACGGAAAGAGTCCACGTAAAACCCGTGAAGGACGTTCAAGGTCTCAGGAGTGGCCTGATGTACCGGATATCGGTAAAATACAAGAAAACAATCCGGAAATTTtagcacaaaaaattttagaaactgGTCGTCAGATAGAAGCTGGCCGTATACCTAACAGACTCAATTCTTCTGGTGGTACATCAAAtattaacaacaacaatattaacaacaacaacagtg AACCACCAagagttaataattttgaggACCGCCTAAAGAGTATCATTACCAGTGTATTAAATGAAGACCAACAGAATAGAAATaaacagcagcaacagcaacagccCCATTCTTATCAGTTACAAACTCAGcatcaacaacaacaacaacaacaacagtcACCTCAATCCAGTGACTTTGATCGTAAACGTACGAGTAGTATACCGCCAAATGTATCAACACCCGATTATACTCAAGTTTCACCAGCAAAATTAGCGCTACGTCGACATTTGTCGCAAGAACGCCTTACGTGTCATTTAGTACAGCCCGATAGATCATCGTCAGCACCAGATTCACGGCAGCtaactcataataataataataataataatgttaataataatcatattactaataataataataataataataatagttgtaGTGGTAATAATGACAATCGTATTCCATCGACCGGTACGAGTACTGGATTACTCGGTACAAGAACAATCGGTGATCTCGTGAGCGGTGAGATTGAACGAACGCTTGAAATATCTAACCAATCGATTATTAACGCGGCAGTGGATATGAGTGCAATGATAAGACCCGAAACAGTTTATTCCCCTATTAGTAGACCTGCTAGTGCAGAAGGTGAAACAGGTCTTGCTACTTTGGCGCACGTTGCTAGTTATGCACCAAATTGTTCGGCTTCTGCATCAACTTCAACTACATCAACTTCACGTTCTTCTGTTTTATTTACGCCTGCTTCTCAATCCCAAag ATATACACCGGTTCAATTACCGCGAGCAGACTTGAAACCTTACCATGAATCATATTTTGGTGATAATTCAACGCAGTTAATAAaacaaactcaacatactacGGTATCTCATCCATCTCAGTCATCAGCGTCAAATGATGATTTACAGCCTGTGGAAGGTCTTGCAGCATCGCTTCATGCacgaataataaataatcacaGCGACAAAAATGAATCTTCAAACAATCGAAG ATATCAACCGTATCCACGTTACGTAAACAGTAGCAACAGCCACGGCAGTAATGATGGTAGTGTGCTCTCGCCTCTACAATCACAATCAGCAGTGTCTTTAGTTAAAATAGAGACTAATGTCTCATCGGTGAGCACAAGTGGAGCACCTCTGAGTCCTCTTATTGAACCACATTCTAATACCTCAACACCGCTAGTTGATGAACCACACATGACTACGCAGAGACAGCCCAGTGGGATAATAGATGAAG ATGGTGAAGCAGACTGGCAAGATCGCATTAGTTCGGGTTTCGATAGACTAGTTGCATTTGCCTCAACAGAGCTTGACAAACGACGGAGGTCTACGGAAGGCGTCAACACAAGTCCAGACAGTGGATTAGGATCAGATAGCGCAGTTATTGGACCACCTCGAGTAGCACCTTCACCGGATGAAGCACTCGGTCCACCGCGAACACCATCTCCGACTAGTCCACGGCCGCCAAATAATTGTACCGCACCGAGTAATAGTAGCAACAAtaacagcagcagcaacaacaacaacaacaacaacaacaacaacaacaataacaataacagtaatagtaataacagtaacaataataacaataacaattcaTCGTCGGTACCGCTTAAATATCAGCGACAGTCGGATCCCGAAAGGCAgcatcattttaaaaaaaagttttttcaccGCGATTGGAATAATTCCGGTAGTACAAGTAAATTTCGACCTAAAGGCAAAGATTGGGACTGGAATAATTCCGGTAATTGGCCCTCTAATGGCGaacaatcataa
- the LOC123259854 gene encoding histone-lysine N-methyltransferase, H3 lysine-79 specific isoform X1, whose protein sequence is MELRLHSPAGAEPIVYQWPLTSGSGADRHDGAIDVVETMRWVCDDLPDLKLPLENNILQNYDTRDYDSMKGLCDRFNRAIDSLVQLEKGTSLPSMRLNKRPSRGLLRHILQQTYNQAVVEPDKLNQYEPFSPEVYGETSYELVCQMIDQIDVTEDDIFIDLGSGVGQVVLQMAAATYCKISLGVEKAEVPSRYAQSMEVNFRKWLSWYGKRCGEYRLVKGDFLADENRESITSATIVFVNNFAFGPTVDHQLKERFADLRDGARIVSSKSFCPLNFRITDRNLSDIGTIMHVSEMTPLKGSVSWTGKPVSYYLHVIDRTKLERYFLRLKNNRMGGPDLENSDSVISNTASNSSSRISSRAERGDRAKRDLSRQLESPNNSELIGTNSDSDMDDTKTRRQPSKMRRKLNRKTGAGANNISNITNNNSNSTGSITRATRGRQRGRGAVKKAKTKKAINISGLDLLHSQTLLSTSPQAIGKKLPPAPGTVEQHLSSLSLSLQANTTTVHEELSIPPAPAATPYALQILLDHYRDQFMAMLDSLRTPAYKDSVNDELTKERERNSKLQSRAAQLEKQIKVLIDDSVALLKARMTELGINATSPGDLLAKAKEIVLRHKQLQAKASKLQAQVSSMETEQTRLATLRHQELHDKYNNSSSHDNANNISNPPPVLTPEYILKEISATLSQRKKLHSQVSKLEHELNQLERTASDKQAVAIAQQHRDAVANKNLHHHSQQNGKSPRKTREGRSRSQEWPDVPDIGKIQENNPEILAQKILETGRQIEAGRIPNRLNSSGGTSNINNNNINNNNSEPPRVNNFEDRLKSIITSVLNEDQQNRNKQQQQQQPHSYQLQTQHQQQQQQQQSPQSSDFDRKRTSSIPPNVSTPDYTQVSPAKLALRRHLSQERLTCHLVQPDRSSSAPDSRQLTHNNNNNNNVNNNHITNNNNNNNNSCSGNNDNRIPSTGTSTGLLGTRTIGDLVSGEIERTLEISNQSIINAAVDMSAMIRPETVYSPISRPASAEGETGLATLAHVASYAPNCSASASTSTTSTSRSSVLFTPASQSQRYTPVQLPRADLKPYHESYFGDNSTQLIKQTQHTTVSHPSQSSASNDDLQPVEGLAASLHARIINNHSDKNESSNNRRYQPYPRYVNSSNSHGSNDGSVLSPLQSQSAVSLVKIETNVSSVSTSGAPLSPLIEPHSNTSTPLVDEPHMTTQRQPSGIIDEDGEADWQDRISSGFDRLVAFASTELDKRRRSTEGVNTSPDSGLGSDSAVIGPPRVAPSPDEALGPPRTPSPTSPRPPNNCTAPSNSSNNNSSSNNNNNNNNNNNNNNNSNSNNSNNNNNNNSSSVPLKYQRQSDPERQHHFKKKFFHRDWNNSGSTSKFRPKGKDWDWNNSGNWPSNGEQS, encoded by the exons ATGGAGTTGCGATTACACTCACCAGCGGGAGCGGAGCCCATCGTTTATCAGTGGCCACTCACTTCTGGATCAGGCGCC GATCGTCACGATGGAGCCATTGATGTTGTCGAAACGATGAGATGGGTCTGTGATGATCTACCGGACCTAAAATTACCACTGGAGAATAATATTCTCCAAAATTATGACACCAGAGATTATGATAGTATGAAGGGTTTATGTGATCGTTTTAATCGAGCTATCGACAGCCTAGTGCAATTG gaaAAAGGAACGAGTTTACCATCAATGAGATTAAATAAACGACCTAGCAGAGGATTACTTCGACACATATTACAGCAAACATACAATCAGGCGGTAGTTGAGCCGGATAAATTGAACCAATATGAACCATTTTCCCCAGAAGTTTACGGTGAAACTAGTTACGAGCTTGTTTGTCAAATGATTGACCAAATAGACGTCACTGaggatgatatttttattgacctTGGGTCTGGTGTTGGTCAAGTTGTTTTACAAATGGCTGCAGCGacttattgtaaaatttcattggGTGTTGAAAAAGCTGAAGTGCCTTCACGTTATGCGCAG agcaTGGAAGTGAATTTTCGAAAATGGTTAAGTTGGTACGGAAAAAGATGCGGAGAGTATCGCTTAGTAAAAGGGGATTTCTTAGCTGATGAAAACCGTGAGAGTATTACTAGTGCAACTAtagtttttgtaaataattttgcatTCGGTCCAACGGTAGATCATCAATTGAAAGAACGTTTTGCTGATTTACGAGATGGAGCGCGAATTGTATCATCTAAATCATTTTGTCCGTTAAATTTTCGTATTACAGACCGAAATCTCAGTG atattggAACAATAATGCATGTTTCGGAGATGACACCTTTAAAGGGATCTGTCTCTTGGACTGGGAAACCAGTATCTTACTACCTCCATGTAATCGATCGAACAAAATTAGAACGTTATTTTCTTCGTCTTAAAAACAATAGAATGGGCGGACCAGACCTTGAAAACTCTGATTCTGTGATAAGTAACACTGCCAGCAATAGTAGTAGTAGAATATCAAGTAGAGCTGAGCGAGGAGATAGAGCTAAAAGAGATTTATCACGGCAGCTTGAAAGTCCTAATAATTCTGAATTAATTGGTACAAATAGTGATTCAGATATGGACGATACTAAAACACGGCGTCAACCCTCGAAAATGCGTAGAAAATTGAATAGAAAAACCGGTGCTGGTGCTAATAATATTAGTAATATtaccaataataatagtaatagtactGGTAGTATCACACGAGCAACAAGAGGTAGACAACGAGGTAGAGGAGCTGTCAAGAAAGCTAAAACCAAAAAAGCTATCAATATCTCTGGACTAGATTTGTTACACAGTCAAACACTGTTGAGTACATCACCACAAGCTATTGGTAAAAAGCTACCTCCAGCTCCTGGTACTGTTGAGCAACATCTTTCCTCGTTGTCATTGTCATTGCAAGCTAATACCACAACTGTACATGAAGAGCTTAGCATACCTCCAGCACCGGCTGCAACTCCCTATGCACTGCAAATTCTTCTCGATCATTACAG gGACCAATTTATGGCAATGTTGGATTCATTAAGGACGCCTGCATACAAAGACTCGGTAAATGACGAGCTGACTAAGGAGCGTGAACGTAATTCAAAATTACAGTCACGTGCAGCGCAATTAGAAAAACAAATAAAGGTATTGATTGATGACAGTGTGGCATTATTAAAAGCAAGAATGACAGAATTGGGTATTAATGCCACTTCACCGGGTGATTTGCTTGCAAAAGCTAAAGAAATCGTACTGAGGCATAAACAACTGCAAGCGAAAGCCAGTAAATTACAAGCTCAAGTGTCGTCAATGGAGACTGAACAAACGCGATTGGCAACGCTCAGGCATCAAGAGCTTCATGATAAGTACAACAACAGCAGTAGTCATGATAATgctaataatatttcaaatcCTCCTCCGGTACTTACACCAGAGTATATACTCAAAGAGATATCTGCAACGTTATcgcagagaaaaaaattacattctcag gtATCAAAATTAGAGCACGAATTAAATCAATTAGAACGTACAGCCAGTGATAAACAAGCAGTAGCGATAGCCCAACAGCATCGTGATGCTGttgctaataaaaatttacatcatCATTCACAGCAGAACGGAAAGAGTCCACGTAAAACCCGTGAAGGACGTTCAAGGTCTCAGGAGTGGCCTGATGTACCGGATATCGGTAAAATACAAGAAAACAATCCGGAAATTTtagcacaaaaaattttagaaactgGTCGTCAGATAGAAGCTGGCCGTATACCTAACAGACTCAATTCTTCTGGTGGTACATCAAAtattaacaacaacaatattaacaacaacaacagtg AACCACCAagagttaataattttgaggACCGCCTAAAGAGTATCATTACCAGTGTATTAAATGAAGACCAACAGAATAGAAATaaacagcagcaacagcaacagccCCATTCTTATCAGTTACAAACTCAGcatcaacaacaacaacaacaacaacagtcACCTCAATCCAGTGACTTTGATCGTAAACGTACGAGTAGTATACCGCCAAATGTATCAACACCCGATTATACTCAAGTTTCACCAGCAAAATTAGCGCTACGTCGACATTTGTCGCAAGAACGCCTTACGTGTCATTTAGTACAGCCCGATAGATCATCGTCAGCACCAGATTCACGGCAGCtaactcataataataataataataataatgttaataataatcatattactaataataataataataataataatagttgtaGTGGTAATAATGACAATCGTATTCCATCGACCGGTACGAGTACTGGATTACTCGGTACAAGAACAATCGGTGATCTCGTGAGCGGTGAGATTGAACGAACGCTTGAAATATCTAACCAATCGATTATTAACGCGGCAGTGGATATGAGTGCAATGATAAGACCCGAAACAGTTTATTCCCCTATTAGTAGACCTGCTAGTGCAGAAGGTGAAACAGGTCTTGCTACTTTGGCGCACGTTGCTAGTTATGCACCAAATTGTTCGGCTTCTGCATCAACTTCAACTACATCAACTTCACGTTCTTCTGTTTTATTTACGCCTGCTTCTCAATCCCAAag ATATACACCGGTTCAATTACCGCGAGCAGACTTGAAACCTTACCATGAATCATATTTTGGTGATAATTCAACGCAGTTAATAAaacaaactcaacatactacGGTATCTCATCCATCTCAGTCATCAGCGTCAAATGATGATTTACAGCCTGTGGAAGGTCTTGCAGCATCGCTTCATGCacgaataataaataatcacaGCGACAAAAATGAATCTTCAAACAATCGAAG ATATCAACCGTATCCACGTTACGTAAACAGTAGCAACAGCCACGGCAGTAATGATGGTAGTGTGCTCTCGCCTCTACAATCACAATCAGCAGTGTCTTTAGTTAAAATAGAGACTAATGTCTCATCGGTGAGCACAAGTGGAGCACCTCTGAGTCCTCTTATTGAACCACATTCTAATACCTCAACACCGCTAGTTGATGAACCACACATGACTACGCAGAGACAGCCCAGTGGGATAATAGATGAAG ATGGTGAAGCAGACTGGCAAGATCGCATTAGTTCGGGTTTCGATAGACTAGTTGCATTTGCCTCAACAGAGCTTGACAAACGACGGAGGTCTACGGAAGGCGTCAACACAAGTCCAGACAGTGGATTAGGATCAGATAGCGCAGTTATTGGACCACCTCGAGTAGCACCTTCACCGGATGAAGCACTCGGTCCACCGCGAACACCATCTCCGACTAGTCCACGGCCGCCAAATAATTGTACCGCACCGAGTAATAGTAGCAACAAtaacagcagcagcaacaacaacaacaacaacaacaacaacaacaacaataacaataacagtaatagtaataacagtaacaataataacaataacaattcaTCGTCGGTACCGCTTAAATATCAGCGACAGTCGGATCCCGAAAGGCAgcatcattttaaaaaaaagttttttcaccGCGATTGGAATAATTCCGGTAGTACAAGTAAATTTCGACCTAAAGGCAAAGATTGGGACTGGAATAATTCCGGTAATTGGCCCTCTAATGGCGaacaatcataa